In a single window of the Anaerotruncus rubiinfantis genome:
- the rnhA gene encoding ribonuclease HI, with protein sequence MPKQVEIFTDGACSGNPGAGGWGAVLRFGAHEKELSGGEAETTNNRMELTAVIEALTALKEPCEVTVTTDSKYVVDAIEKGWVYGWQKKNWMRAPGEPAKNVDLWKKLLALLRQHKVQFQWVRGHNGHPENERCDTLAVAAIEKIRGNL encoded by the coding sequence ATGCCAAAACAAGTGGAAATTTTCACCGACGGGGCCTGTTCCGGTAATCCCGGCGCGGGCGGCTGGGGCGCTGTGCTCCGGTTCGGCGCGCACGAGAAGGAGCTTTCCGGCGGCGAGGCCGAAACCACAAACAACCGTATGGAACTCACCGCCGTGATCGAGGCGCTCACCGCGCTCAAGGAGCCCTGCGAGGTCACCGTCACCACTGACTCAAAATATGTGGTCGACGCGATCGAAAAGGGCTGGGTCTACGGCTGGCAGAAGAAAAACTGGATGCGCGCGCCCGGCGAGCCCGCCAAAAACGTCGACCTGTGGAAGAAACTGCTCGCGCTGCTGCGGCAGCACAAGGTTCAGTTCCAGTGGGTGCGCGGCCACAACGGCCACCCCGAAAACGAACGCTGCGACACGCTTGCGGTCGCCGCAATTGAAAAGATCCGGGGAAATTTGTAA